TTTATACGATGTGTGTTTTGATAAATACACTCGCTTCACCACTGGCTTAAATCCGgccaggttgtgtgtgtgtaaataacGAATACTCTTAAGGGTTCTTTCTTACTTATTTGACTGTTATAATGTACTTTTTTACTTCTAATTTACTGTTTATATCTTCTTCCTGCCATTAGCAGAGGAGGCAGACATTAAATCAATAGATTAGGGGagttttttattatgttttgactaaacacacacacacacccacacacacacccataccatgtatacatcacttcaggggacattacattgacttacatgcatttcctggagacttataaccaacacatgcctaaccctaaccaagtcttcaccctaaaattaatgattccccttatggggacctccgttatgtccccataagggaggcgagtccccacacgtgactgtgtaaacagatataggtccccacaaggatggtaatgctaggccacacacacactcaccccctcactcacacacacacacacacacacacacgttccccTGGAGACTCGGGGACTGACTTTTTCACTTACGTCAACCAACATATCTGTATTTATAAAATGTCCGATCATCGATATCTTCTATGGCACActcatatttatattttgtaaacCTGACAAAAACAGTCCGTAATATATTTCTATGTATTCTGTATTGTGTGTTATTTATACCATAGCTATagtgtattcattttttaaactGTTTGTATACAATACTGTCAGATATTTGTATACTAAAGATCACTATGCGCTTTACTACTGTTTTGCACTTCTGGTTGGATgtaaactacattttgtttCTTAGTCATTTGCAATGACAGTAAAGTTTAATCGTAATCTTAATGTAATTGTCATATTGCGGGCTTGTTTATGTAAATATGGGGCatacagggggtccgcggggtcttaaaaagtattacacgttgatcaatcaatttagcgaaaatgaaggctattaaaaagtattaaagggcattttccaaggtgttaCATTGTGTAGCTTGTTTCCAGTAAGTATCTGAATGgcccagagaggttgtgttctgccgtctgcctgaatgtagtcatggcgtaggtgtgtcgtgtgattctgtggagtttattgatggcatcccgttgggttagaCGTCATccgaacaggacatcgcacgctcactgcttgatagcgcgaaggcccgtttacgccggttgttaaacaacatcgttacggggaaatgcaagtctgcgtccaactggttggaagagaaggaggaagcaggggcggatctagacaatattcatggggtggaaagagggtggcaggagatgTTGAGGGGTGGCCTCCCctgcagaagtatatgctgatttaatcgcagtcatatcaatcaatgttaacttggaaagccacaatattcaTATTTTAACTCGATAACATCAGGTGCCATTATTGTGGCTCATCAGGAAAGccttacatataaatatataagatGGCAGACATCATTTAATGAATTGTAGCTGAACAATTACTGAATGAGTTTGcctcactcttagaccagcaggggaaccagatctatgcagactgctgcaatgagtacattaattaactgtctcatcgatgtgtGTCTGAATGAACAAGACacaaattaaagacattaagagcatcaaacacattagaaacattaaaaagcaaagataataaaacatgagtTACGGTGCAGTGTGAGTTGTGAattgttcaattaaaagcagcgtcaaaaagaaagtcttcagcctggatttaagtTGCAGCGGACCGGCCGGTTTCTGGGAGTTAGTTCCGGATATTTGGAAATATCCGGAACCTCATTCTCACATTCCTCTACTTCTCGTGTTCCCGTGAAATGATAGTTATTATGACACTTTTCTATCATTTTAATATTCCTTTCATTTTGCATCCCAAAGCAGAAAGGCGTCAGAGGCTCGGACTTCCTGACGTTGTGGGTGATTATGGAGGCCGTGATGAAGATGATGACGATGAGGAAGATTACCACAGAAATGATCCTCAGATCGCCATCTGTCTGGACTGCCTGCGCAACACGGGACAATCTGAGGCGACTGTCACGGTGGGTTggattgttttttattttcttatttcatttatttcaaacgtgtaaaacaataatacaaaattaaaaaaaccTGTACAATCTTAAGCAGTATcaaattgataaacacagatatTATTGACTTACAAATtatatataaacaaattatctaCCTAATTACACATCCGAAAAGTCTGTAGTTTGTATACCTTAATCATCATTAGGTAAATCGATTGGTAACATTTAGTTTTGGAAAGAATTTCATTTTAAGCTGCCTCTCTTGTTGAGTCTccaattgattttcttttctcgTCCAATTAGGATCTGATGAAGAGATTCATCCGCTGCTCCAGTAGAGTCACAGTGGGAACCATTAAGAAGTTTCTCAGTCTGAAGCTCCAGCTGCCCAGCTCCTACGAGGTAAGAACCCCAACAAAACTGAAGATAAAACAGACACCAACTTTTAGATATATTTTCCAATCATTCACTTCATCCATTATTCACCGTATGAAGCTCCGCCCCCTTTCCAGCTCCTTCTGTAGCACTAGCAGCATTTtaaactaccgtacttttcggactataagccgcgacttttttccccatttttttttgtacagctaacggccactaggggacctcctacatctatggattttacaggtaaaattaaccacctttaacgctatgggctctatgaccggtccgcgcccgccacctttaagcggcgggctccagcaggaaaagctggaggccggaaaagagggagacaggtagcgcgccaaagtaaaagtggaaccgagagacagaacgagagcaagacagacggacaagttagctgctgcggcttatacgccggtgcgctttatagtccgaaaagtacggtatacaTTTAATTTGGGGTCATTTACAAATACTTTTGCGACGATGGGACATTTCTAAATGGCCACATCCATTATTCATTACTGACTGCAGGATTACATTAAAATGGCCCAAAATGTCATATAAACACAATTTTAATAACTCTTTGGGGTCTTTGGATGTAGATGGCTCTGCTGTGAGGAGCTACACAAGTTAGCATGTGAATGTGCTACTTAGCTAGCGAACGTTAATTGGGATTAataagtatctatctatctctctctctctctctctctctctctacctgccTACCTGCCTACCTGCCTGCctaccttccttccttccttcccacTATCTATCTGACGTTAGCGGTCTATCAAACACGTGCTTGCTAATGTTAGCTCTCTACTTAACAAACTAGCTTTTGAATGTTAGCTGTTGATGTAGTCACATGGCTAATGTATTTACTCTTCCACACAATCTACTGACATATGATAGTAAATAGGCTACACAGCATATTACTGTATTACTAAACTGGTTGCATATGGCCTCCTCAGATAGGACACACTTATTATTTCCATTAATCGATCAGTTAATTCAcgttaaccactcagaagccaGATGCTCATTCAAACTCCAGTATAATGATATCTGTCGCTCAGCTTCATCGCGGGGTTAAGATGTTGGTGAAGCTAAACTGAAACTCTGTCCCTCCCTCTCTCATTATCACAACCTCCCACTCCTCTCCCTAGAACTTCCCCTTCGCGCTCATGTTCTGCTGTTTGATTTCCCTCATCATTCATTCAGCGCTTCTTCAACGTACTTTTGATTTGAACTAAACCCCATTAAGAAATGTTTAGCATGTCAAAGTTTGGTGTCTTTTTTCTTAGGACAACCTCACCTATATAACCTGATAGTTATTGTTTTCATTTTGacatactatatgaacattttgcacCTGAAATcacaatatttttttaaaaaacagACTGAAATATGATATGAGAACTTCTTATCCCTTTCGCCCCGCTGTGAGCAGCTGGACGTTCTGTGTAACGGAGAAATCATGGGCAGAGATCACACTCTGGAGTTCATCTACATGACCCGCTGGAGGCTGCATGGAGAGAATGTAAGcgtcacttcctgtgtggtgtgggggtgtgttgtgtgtgtgtgtgtgtgtgtgtttacttaTAGAACAAGCTGACGTTTTCACATTTCAAGATCCAAAGGTGTTATTGTGATATGCTcataagctacagtgtagaaatggcaatgaaattcttctgacctgatctcctccaacaatgcgacatatataataaaatagtgGCATGTGCTAGCTTTTTAATGTTAGATGTTGACGTAGTCACATGGGtaagtatgagtgtgtgtggtttcTGTATTTACTTCTGGAACAAGCTGATGTTCAAGTATAGTTGAGAAACATGTGATTGATTCTGAGACAAGAACACCGATCTCAACGAACAAGAACACCTTCAATGTCTTTTCATCAGACAATCACTAAATCAGTTTATTTAAAGGATGTTCTAGTCTAgcttgctccattgcggagatattcccgcgagagtgcggaaaacttaaattaacttatttatttaaaatgtgaaatgttaccaatatactcacggaccaccagtccgcggaccacactttgagaagcactgtgaTACAGGCATAGTTTAACTTACGTTAAGGTCTTACTGTTTATCATAAGGATAATTGATGCTTTGCCACAAGCTAACTTGCATTGCTGTTAATAACATCAATCACATGACTTGACGAAATGGACACGTTTATTATTGTTAGGCAGGAACCCTCAGTGATAGTACGTTTCCTGTGAATGAGATGCAGTTTTCACCCTTCAACAAACTAAGACTATACTTTCAGGGATCATTTCTATAGTTTCTGACTTGAGAAATGTGTTTCTAAAGTGATTGGTCTCGCTACCCACGATGATGAGACGTGGTATTCCCTTCTGAGCGTGAAGCGGACACAGAGTAATGATTCAGTTCATATGCTCTCTGTCATTGATGATCGCTCTTTGCTTCTTCTGGAGTATTGAGGAAGGGAATATGATCAGAGTGGTGGTCAGTATCAGTACAATATAACAACTTCTTAAATAGGTaaatactgtgacatgttttatGTCTCGATAGGTTCAAATATTTCGTCAGCTCGTAACATTTTCATCAGACTTTATTTAATCCAGTCAGTGGGAGCCCTCGTTGTCGCTAGTGATTTGGTCTTTGACTTAACGCAGCCCTTATTCTCGAAAACAGGTACACTTAAACAGTGTTGTGAGGAAAAGTCAttgtttgagctccagactccaCAGCACACATAGTCAGTACGCCTTTTGTTTGTCCAAATGTTCCACTTTAAAGCTCTGTCAGCTCTGTTTAAAGCCAGTGTTTTAGCTGTAATTTAAGTTTTGATACAGGCTAAAATCAGTGTTGTTCAAGTCAGAGTCACATGGTCAATTTCACCTGTTGCTGTGTCCTCAGCAGCTGCGGAATGAACTGTGCTTGTTTTCCCCTGCAGCTATTTGCTGTGTTCACCTATAGAGGTCACTGTTTCTGGGCTTTAACTTGAATCTGAtacagcagtgtttctcaaactttttcataccaaggaccacttaaccaataaaaaaacactcgcggaccacctaactccacaaatatccaaaaacacatagtttttctagaacagattacaaatcgcctgaaaatggtacaaaccggCGGcatcatgtgtgacgaaggtgttgcgctgggctatatcatgcaatcgaaagtgaaacttaagcttgctccattgcggagatattcccgcgagagtgcgcaaaacttaaaggggacctatcatgcaaaatgcacctttgtacgtcttttatacatgaatatgtgtccccgg
The nucleotide sequence above comes from Pseudochaenichthys georgianus unplaced genomic scaffold, fPseGeo1.2 scaffold_520_arrow_ctg1, whole genome shotgun sequence. Encoded proteins:
- the LOC117442991 gene encoding polycomb group RING finger protein 5-B-like, which translates into the protein MAATGRKHLVKDFNHFMTCYLCRGYLIKPTTVTECLHTFCKSCIVQHFEDSNDCPRCGIQVHETNPLEMLRLDNTLEEIIFKLVPGLREREEQQELEFWKKNQPRENGQAERRQRLGLPDVVGDYGGRDEDDDDEEDYHRNDPQIAICLDCLRNTGQSEATVTDLMKRFIRCSSRVTVGTIKKFLSLKLQLPSSYELDVLCNGEIMGRDHTLEFIYMTRWRLHGENLFAVFTYRGHCFWALT